One Alicyclobacillus acidoterrestris DNA window includes the following coding sequences:
- a CDS encoding YlmH family RNA-binding protein, translating to MSDKHAWVREGERPFVRTSEDWCAQVEAKGHWYLTDFLTPREEYLVNSVAVGRGLVVETFGGYVHAERRRALLMPGEWYPQPEDYAITCLELTSLEGPLRHKDVLGSVLGLGLQRKMLGDIAVLGAKAYVFVTDAMANFLYESLGRVGRSTVSVAKVTETPELPAPDYEEMDVSLASLRLDAVVAHACHMSRAKAQAAVERGDVTLNFVAATNRDEIDQGDLLSVRGFGRVKILQTLGTTRRERTRVRVGVLRSNR from the coding sequence ATGAGCGATAAACACGCTTGGGTCCGCGAGGGAGAACGGCCATTCGTTCGGACAAGCGAGGACTGGTGTGCGCAAGTGGAAGCAAAGGGTCATTGGTACCTGACTGATTTCCTCACACCGCGCGAAGAATATCTTGTCAACAGCGTGGCGGTCGGCCGTGGTCTCGTCGTCGAGACGTTCGGTGGTTATGTGCATGCAGAGCGACGGCGCGCCTTGTTGATGCCTGGCGAGTGGTATCCACAGCCGGAAGATTACGCAATAACCTGTCTGGAGTTGACTTCCCTCGAGGGGCCACTGCGCCACAAGGACGTCTTGGGTAGCGTGTTGGGCCTCGGCTTGCAAAGAAAAATGCTCGGTGATATCGCCGTTCTTGGCGCCAAGGCATATGTGTTCGTCACGGATGCAATGGCGAATTTTCTCTATGAATCGCTTGGCCGCGTCGGGAGATCGACCGTGTCCGTGGCGAAAGTGACAGAGACGCCCGAATTGCCAGCGCCGGATTACGAAGAAATGGACGTGAGTCTGGCTTCGTTGCGGTTGGATGCAGTCGTTGCACATGCATGTCATATGTCGCGGGCAAAGGCGCAGGCTGCCGTGGAGCGCGGCGACGTCACACTGAATTTCGTAGCCGCTACCAATCGCGATGAAATTGACCAAGGAGATTTGTTGTCTGTTCGGGGGTTTGGGAGAGTCAAGATTCTACAGACGCTTGGCACGACCCGCCGGGAGCGCACGCGTGTGCGGGTCGGCGTTCTTCGATCCAACCGTTAG
- a CDS encoding DivIVA domain-containing protein, with product MPLSPIDIHNKEFNRSFRGYNEDEVDDFLERVIQDYEGLIRQNKQLEEEINRLNEKLAHYDSLENSLSKSILVAQETAEELKGNARKEAQLIIREAEKNADKIVSEALNKARKIALDMEEMQKQAAVFRARFRSLVQSQLEMMESGDWESFDRELARREAAIAESGL from the coding sequence GTGCCCCTGTCGCCAATAGACATTCACAATAAAGAGTTTAATCGCTCGTTTCGAGGTTATAACGAAGATGAGGTAGATGACTTTCTCGAACGTGTGATTCAGGATTACGAAGGGCTTATTCGTCAAAATAAGCAGCTTGAGGAAGAAATCAACCGTCTGAATGAGAAACTTGCGCACTATGACAGTCTGGAGAACAGCCTGAGCAAGTCGATTCTGGTGGCGCAAGAGACCGCAGAGGAACTCAAAGGCAACGCGCGCAAAGAAGCACAACTGATTATTCGCGAGGCAGAAAAGAATGCCGATAAAATTGTCAGTGAGGCGTTGAATAAGGCGCGCAAGATTGCGTTAGATATGGAAGAGATGCAGAAGCAGGCAGCCGTGTTTCGGGCGCGTTTCCGCTCCCTCGTACAGTCTCAGTTGGAGATGATGGAATCCGGGGATTGGGAATCGTTTGACCGTGAGCTCGCGCGTCGGGAAGCAGCGATTGCGGAGTCAGGGCTCTAA
- a CDS encoding DUF5665 domain-containing protein, translated as MDSTKPHATPCEQCSMADRGLTQAAAYLERANFAGYVDLLQKPWRLALSNLIGGIFRGIGIGLGFTVIAGTIVLILQELEVWNLPIIGRYIADLVAIVQAQLHTKQYTY; from the coding sequence ATGGATTCGACAAAGCCTCATGCGACACCATGTGAACAATGCAGTATGGCGGATCGGGGATTGACTCAGGCGGCAGCCTATCTTGAACGCGCCAATTTCGCTGGCTACGTCGATTTGCTTCAAAAACCTTGGCGACTGGCGTTGTCCAATCTCATCGGTGGCATATTTCGCGGAATCGGCATTGGACTCGGCTTCACCGTGATTGCTGGAACGATTGTCCTGATTTTACAGGAACTCGAGGTGTGGAATTTACCGATCATTGGCCGGTATATCGCCGACCTTGTCGCTATCGTTCAAGCCCAACTGCATACCAAGCAGTATACCTACTGA
- a CDS encoding TraR/DksA C4-type zinc finger protein gives MNYEQLRAELVATKNEIERRLEQDTESANLSESMQVELSELSLYDNHPADVGSELFLRGMAVGDRVRDEAHLEDIEQALRAMDAGTYGQCRKCGRAISMERLAAMPTAMYCVECQRAEETQKKHHHRPVEEHMLYPGFGEIWHDREDQNAYDGEDAWQDVERHNERPTYDHWYEQVDLDDNQGIVDDMDVITNEQYQDQLPPSPTYRPREF, from the coding sequence ATGAATTATGAACAATTGCGGGCGGAACTCGTCGCGACGAAGAACGAGATCGAGCGACGGCTCGAACAAGATACGGAGAGCGCCAATCTGTCCGAGAGCATGCAGGTGGAGTTGTCTGAGTTGTCGCTGTACGACAATCACCCGGCAGATGTCGGGAGTGAACTGTTTTTGCGAGGGATGGCTGTCGGCGACAGAGTTCGCGACGAGGCGCATCTAGAAGATATCGAACAAGCGCTTCGCGCGATGGACGCGGGCACATATGGACAGTGTCGCAAATGCGGGCGGGCCATTTCCATGGAACGCTTGGCTGCCATGCCGACGGCCATGTATTGTGTGGAATGCCAGCGCGCGGAGGAAACACAAAAGAAGCATCACCATCGCCCAGTGGAAGAACATATGCTCTATCCAGGATTTGGGGAAATTTGGCATGACAGAGAAGACCAAAATGCATATGACGGAGAAGATGCTTGGCAGGACGTCGAGCGCCACAATGAGCGCCCAACGTATGATCACTGGTATGAACAGGTCGATCTCGACGACAACCAAGGCATCGTCGACGATATGGACGTGATCACCAACGAGCAATACCAAGATCAACTGCCCCCATCACCTACTTATCGTCCGCGTGAATTTTGA
- the comA gene encoding phosphosulfolactate synthase, which produces MILSDPGPFSQIIGYPLGKRPGKPRDNGLTMVIDKGLGYEQLGDILEVASPYMDVVKFGFGTSCLYPRHILRQKLSLARVYSVQTCPGGTLGEIALTQGVYDKYVERCAKLGFTAIEVSDGTIELDADTRLYAIETAKRAFKLVISEVGKKLDHTADVRTYAQQVVADLGAGADYVVVEGRESGENVGIYGDDGQVDTSIIDDFIHLLPPEVRGKIIWEAPKKVQQVELIKRFGQTVNLGNIPPADVLALECLRLGLRADTFALKIHADDK; this is translated from the coding sequence GTGATTTTATCAGACCCAGGTCCTTTCTCACAAATCATTGGGTACCCACTTGGCAAACGCCCCGGGAAACCACGTGATAACGGACTGACGATGGTCATCGACAAAGGGCTCGGCTACGAGCAGTTAGGGGATATTCTAGAAGTAGCGTCCCCTTACATGGACGTAGTGAAATTTGGCTTTGGAACGAGTTGCCTCTATCCACGGCACATACTTAGGCAGAAATTGTCGCTCGCCCGCGTGTACTCCGTTCAGACATGCCCTGGCGGCACACTAGGCGAAATCGCACTGACCCAAGGCGTTTACGACAAATACGTCGAACGCTGCGCAAAACTTGGGTTCACAGCCATCGAAGTATCCGACGGAACCATCGAGTTGGACGCAGACACCCGATTATACGCCATCGAAACAGCAAAGCGAGCATTTAAACTCGTCATTTCAGAAGTAGGCAAAAAATTAGACCATACAGCCGACGTGCGCACCTATGCGCAACAAGTCGTCGCAGATCTAGGCGCAGGGGCAGACTACGTCGTCGTGGAGGGGCGCGAGTCTGGCGAAAACGTGGGCATTTATGGTGACGACGGGCAAGTGGACACGTCTATCATCGACGATTTCATCCACCTGTTGCCCCCTGAGGTGCGCGGCAAAATCATTTGGGAAGCACCGAAAAAAGTCCAGCAAGTGGAATTGATTAAACGGTTTGGGCAAACCGTCAACCTGGGTAACATTCCACCTGCGGACGTACTTGCACTGGAGTGTTTGCGCCTTGGGTTGCGCGCAGATACATTCGCCCTCAAAATTCACGCGGACGATAAGTAG
- the lspA gene encoding signal peptidase II, whose amino-acid sequence MLYLVAALIYVLDQLIKWLIRANLPIGHSVTVIPGVVEFLHIQNNGGAFSIFPNQIWLFVLVAVVVTVAVIVIDRKYRPGLLVQTGLGLLLGGAVGNMTDRVVQHSVTDYVYFSIIHFAIFNLADAAIDVGVLLLLINSFRSPKGTKTDTKEDIDS is encoded by the coding sequence GTGCTTTATCTGGTTGCGGCTCTGATTTACGTCTTAGATCAATTGATTAAGTGGCTGATTCGCGCAAATTTGCCGATTGGTCATAGTGTCACCGTGATTCCGGGTGTGGTCGAGTTTCTCCACATTCAAAATAACGGCGGAGCGTTTAGTATTTTCCCGAATCAAATTTGGCTGTTCGTGTTGGTCGCGGTGGTGGTTACGGTTGCGGTCATTGTGATTGATCGCAAATATCGTCCCGGACTCCTTGTACAGACAGGGCTTGGGCTGTTGCTCGGCGGTGCGGTGGGAAATATGACGGATCGGGTCGTGCAACATTCGGTCACCGATTACGTGTATTTTTCTATCATTCATTTTGCAATTTTCAACTTGGCGGATGCGGCGATTGACGTTGGGGTCCTGTTGTTACTCATCAACAGTTTCCGCTCGCCAAAGGGGACGAAAACCGATACAAAGGAAGATATTGACTCATGA
- a CDS encoding RluA family pseudouridine synthase, which produces MRSAVRTAYLVGTEETGERLDKWLTEHLQDDDIDISRSVVQKWVKAGLVSRIPAGKIKASDAIEAGQTYTVEVPEDEPFEIVPDDIPLSIVYDDPHVVVVDKPRGLVVHPAAGHPRGTVINGLVARGITLSALGGDMRPGVVHRIDKDTSGLVMFAKTEMAYYALTEQLRTHSVERQYIAIVHGRMTHETGTVEMPIGRDPQDRQKMAVVESGKRAVTHFQVLEKFERYTLVQCRLETGRTHQIRVHFAAIGHPLAGDQVYGRRHTLPIHGQALHAKTLGFIHPESGEMVRLESPLPDDMEKLISNLRAGLIG; this is translated from the coding sequence ATGAGAAGTGCAGTCCGAACGGCGTATTTGGTAGGGACAGAGGAAACCGGCGAGCGACTCGATAAGTGGCTTACGGAACATTTGCAAGACGACGATATCGATATCTCGCGCAGCGTCGTTCAGAAGTGGGTGAAGGCAGGGCTTGTCAGTCGCATACCAGCAGGCAAAATCAAGGCGAGTGACGCGATTGAGGCTGGGCAGACGTACACCGTCGAGGTGCCGGAAGATGAGCCATTCGAGATTGTGCCAGACGATATCCCGCTGTCGATTGTGTACGACGACCCACACGTCGTCGTCGTCGACAAGCCGCGCGGACTTGTTGTCCATCCAGCGGCTGGGCATCCGCGAGGAACGGTCATCAATGGACTCGTCGCCCGGGGCATCACACTCTCGGCACTCGGCGGCGACATGCGCCCGGGTGTGGTTCACCGAATCGACAAGGATACGAGTGGCCTGGTCATGTTTGCGAAGACGGAGATGGCGTATTATGCGCTGACGGAGCAACTTCGGACGCATAGCGTGGAGCGTCAATATATCGCCATTGTCCATGGGCGGATGACGCACGAGACAGGCACTGTGGAGATGCCTATCGGGCGAGATCCGCAAGATCGGCAGAAGATGGCGGTGGTAGAGAGCGGCAAGCGCGCTGTCACACACTTCCAGGTGTTGGAGAAGTTTGAACGATATACGCTCGTTCAGTGCCGGTTGGAGACAGGGCGTACACATCAGATTCGCGTTCACTTCGCGGCGATTGGCCACCCGCTCGCGGGTGACCAGGTGTATGGTCGACGCCACACCCTGCCAATCCATGGACAAGCCTTGCACGCCAAGACACTTGGTTTTATCCACCCTGAAAGTGGTGAAATGGTGCGCTTGGAGAGTCCGCTTCCGGATGATATGGAAAAATTGATTTCCAATCTGCGAGCGGGGTTGATTGGTTAA
- the pyrR gene encoding bifunctional pyr operon transcriptional regulator/uracil phosphoribosyltransferase PyrR, whose amino-acid sequence MVNKSQIMDDAAMRRSLTRMAHEILERNKGLDNLVLVGILTRGVTLAQRIAAKLQEIEGQSVPCLTLDARPFRDDLDDRNVNDAPPPDLDVRGRNVVLVDDVLYTGRTVRAALDGIMKAGRAQVVQLAALVDRGHRELPIRPDFVGKNVPTGRTEEVIVKLSEVDGEDGVWIVSQR is encoded by the coding sequence GTGGTAAACAAATCTCAAATCATGGATGATGCGGCAATGCGACGTTCGTTGACGCGAATGGCGCACGAAATTCTCGAACGCAATAAGGGACTGGACAACCTTGTCCTCGTCGGTATCCTGACGCGCGGTGTCACGCTCGCACAGCGAATTGCGGCGAAATTGCAGGAAATTGAAGGGCAAAGCGTGCCTTGTCTGACACTCGACGCGCGCCCGTTTCGCGACGACTTGGACGATAGAAACGTCAATGATGCGCCGCCGCCGGACTTGGATGTTCGAGGGCGCAATGTCGTGCTTGTCGACGACGTGCTGTATACCGGCAGGACGGTGCGCGCAGCGCTCGATGGGATTATGAAGGCTGGGCGGGCACAGGTGGTTCAACTTGCGGCGTTGGTGGATAGAGGACATCGCGAATTGCCGATTCGTCCCGACTTCGTCGGCAAAAACGTACCGACGGGCCGGACGGAGGAGGTCATCGTCAAGCTGTCGGAAGTCGACGGGGAAGACGGGGTTTGGATTGTGAGCCAACGGTAG
- the pyrB gene encoding aspartate carbamoyltransferase yields the protein MRHVSTVRQFDLQETTRLIERAEYLRTAKRAEIQKNLAGMLVATLFYEPSTRTRLSFEAAVYRLGGQVISAENAQENSSSKKGETLADVFRIVGAYVDAIVIRHHSSTELEQAMPYAPVPVINAGAGSGEHPTQALLDVYTIWRELGRIDNLSVAVLGDLKYGRTVHSLLRMFAMMSNISLKLYYPEGLGLPGDLLSEMAQAGVRVEHAASVEEALAGADVVYQTRIQAERLEALEEVCAASDYAIQAKHLSVLPAHARILHPLPRVGEIDPAIDPDARAAYFRQAENGLYLRMALLEQVLKGELS from the coding sequence GTGAGACATGTATCGACAGTCAGGCAATTTGATTTACAAGAGACGACTCGCTTGATTGAACGCGCTGAGTATCTGCGTACCGCCAAGCGCGCGGAGATTCAAAAGAACTTGGCGGGGATGTTGGTGGCGACGCTGTTTTACGAGCCAAGCACGCGCACGAGGCTGTCGTTTGAGGCGGCTGTCTACCGCCTTGGCGGTCAGGTCATCAGCGCTGAGAACGCACAGGAGAACTCGTCGTCGAAAAAGGGCGAGACGCTCGCCGACGTGTTCCGGATTGTCGGCGCCTACGTCGACGCCATCGTCATTCGCCATCACAGTTCGACGGAGTTGGAACAAGCGATGCCCTATGCGCCCGTACCAGTTATTAACGCGGGTGCGGGCAGTGGCGAGCATCCCACGCAGGCGCTGCTCGACGTGTACACCATTTGGCGGGAACTCGGGCGCATCGACAATCTTTCCGTGGCTGTCCTTGGCGATTTGAAATACGGACGAACCGTCCACTCGCTCTTACGTATGTTTGCGATGATGTCAAACATATCACTGAAGTTGTATTACCCCGAAGGATTGGGATTGCCTGGTGACCTTCTGTCAGAGATGGCGCAAGCGGGGGTACGCGTGGAACACGCGGCGAGCGTCGAGGAGGCGCTAGCGGGTGCGGATGTCGTGTACCAGACGCGGATTCAAGCCGAGCGCTTGGAGGCCCTCGAGGAGGTTTGCGCCGCGTCAGACTATGCAATCCAAGCGAAACACTTGTCTGTGTTGCCTGCGCACGCGAGGATATTGCATCCGCTGCCGCGGGTGGGCGAAATTGACCCGGCTATCGACCCGGATGCCCGCGCAGCGTATTTTCGCCAGGCGGAAAATGGCTTATATCTGCGCATGGCGCTGCTTGAGCAAGTGTTAAAGGGGGAACTGTCGTGA
- a CDS encoding dihydroorotase, which yields MKVRIEGGQLLDSRCGELFRADIAYDDERGHIVAVGDCLGEADKVVKLNGELVLPGFVDMHVHLRDPGFTDKETLATGLQAAAAGGFAHVACMPNTNPPVDSAALVEDIIARGRAIGKADVHPIACITVGQAGDELTDFEALKQAGTIALSDDGKGVQHGARMLEAMARAKAAGLPVVIHSEDETLSLDGVIHPDAAKRIGVKGLLPESEAAMIARDILLAERTGAHLHVCHVSTEQSVALIRWAKARGVNITAEVTPHHLLLTESIITHDDAVFKVNPPLQGERDRHACLEGFLDGTLDIIATDHAPHTAEEKARGIAHAPFGMVGIETVFPLLYTYLVAPGVVPLSRLVDAMTRRPSELFGLPGGSIRPGSPADLTIVRTDEERRIDPEQFYSKGRNTPFTNWHAAGWTVRTILRGKDIFVQGEERLS from the coding sequence GTGAAGGTACGGATTGAAGGCGGCCAATTGCTCGACTCGCGATGTGGCGAGTTGTTTCGGGCGGATATCGCCTACGACGACGAGCGCGGTCATATTGTCGCAGTTGGTGATTGTCTCGGCGAGGCCGATAAAGTTGTGAAGCTGAACGGGGAACTGGTGTTGCCTGGCTTTGTCGATATGCATGTGCACCTGCGAGACCCGGGTTTCACGGACAAAGAGACGCTTGCGACAGGACTTCAAGCAGCTGCGGCAGGCGGGTTTGCGCATGTGGCTTGCATGCCAAACACAAACCCACCCGTGGACTCAGCGGCGCTGGTCGAAGATATCATCGCGCGCGGTAGGGCCATCGGCAAGGCGGACGTTCACCCGATTGCCTGTATCACCGTCGGGCAGGCGGGCGATGAACTCACCGATTTTGAGGCGCTTAAACAGGCGGGTACCATCGCGCTGTCGGATGATGGCAAAGGCGTTCAACATGGCGCGCGGATGCTCGAAGCGATGGCGCGGGCCAAAGCGGCAGGGTTGCCAGTCGTCATCCATTCGGAGGATGAGACGCTCTCGCTGGATGGCGTCATCCACCCGGATGCGGCCAAGCGCATCGGCGTCAAAGGGCTGCTGCCGGAATCGGAAGCGGCGATGATTGCGCGCGACATTCTCTTGGCTGAGCGCACAGGTGCGCACTTGCACGTGTGCCACGTCAGCACGGAGCAGTCTGTGGCGCTGATTCGCTGGGCGAAGGCGCGCGGCGTCAACATCACGGCGGAAGTCACACCGCATCACTTGCTGTTGACGGAGTCCATCATCACGCACGACGACGCAGTGTTTAAGGTCAATCCGCCGCTGCAAGGGGAGCGCGACAGACACGCTTGCTTGGAAGGGTTCCTCGACGGCACGCTGGACATCATCGCGACAGACCACGCACCGCACACGGCGGAAGAAAAGGCGCGCGGCATCGCGCACGCACCATTCGGCATGGTCGGCATTGAAACGGTGTTCCCTCTTCTTTATACCTACTTAGTTGCGCCCGGCGTGGTGCCACTGAGTCGGCTGGTCGACGCGATGACTAGGCGCCCCTCCGAGTTGTTTGGCCTGCCAGGTGGCAGCATTCGCCCGGGTTCACCTGCGGATTTGACCATTGTGCGCACCGATGAGGAGCGGCGCATTGACCCAGAGCAGTTTTATTCCAAGGGTAGAAACACGCCATTTACCAATTGGCATGCCGCCGGCTGGACCGTGCGCACGATTCTTCGTGGCAAGGACATCTTTGTACAAGGGGAGGAGCGACTTTCATGA
- the carA gene encoding glutamine-hydrolyzing carbamoyl-phosphate synthase small subunit, whose amino-acid sequence MKHHLDRPTARLILESGLVFEGVGFGATGERFGEVVFNTGMTGYQEILTDPSYYGQIVTMTYPLIGNYGINVDDVESHHPHVRGFVVREFCETPSHFKQTESLEAYLKEHQIIGISGIDTRQLTKAIRSQGAMRAVITTSETETSLLLERMHEGAIVDAVKSVTTQTVYRSPGAGFRVVLVDYGMKSGILRGLLHRGCDVIVVPATSTAKEILSWHPHGVMLSNGPGNPEDVPFAVEALKELLGKVPIFGICLGHQLLALACGARTKKMKFGHRGSNQPVKNLRTGRVDITAQNHGYMVDADSLAATDLLLTHVNLNDGTVEGLAHKALPAFSVQYHPEARPGPTDANGLFDEFVEMMKSVQEGSFVPCQSVQI is encoded by the coding sequence ATGAAACATCACCTAGACAGACCTACTGCGCGTCTGATTCTCGAGAGCGGGCTCGTCTTTGAAGGCGTTGGTTTTGGGGCCACCGGCGAGCGCTTTGGCGAGGTCGTCTTCAACACCGGCATGACGGGCTACCAGGAGATTCTCACCGACCCTTCGTACTACGGGCAGATTGTCACGATGACCTATCCCCTGATTGGCAATTACGGCATTAACGTCGACGATGTCGAGTCTCACCATCCACACGTTCGCGGGTTTGTGGTGCGCGAATTTTGTGAAACGCCGTCGCACTTCAAACAGACCGAATCGTTAGAAGCGTATCTCAAAGAACATCAGATTATCGGTATCTCGGGCATTGATACGCGGCAGTTGACGAAGGCCATCCGGTCGCAGGGCGCCATGCGCGCGGTGATTACGACGAGTGAGACCGAGACCTCGCTGTTGCTCGAGCGGATGCACGAAGGAGCAATTGTCGACGCCGTCAAGTCGGTGACCACGCAGACGGTATACCGCAGCCCAGGCGCAGGTTTTCGCGTCGTGCTCGTCGACTACGGCATGAAGTCGGGTATTTTACGCGGACTGCTGCACCGTGGTTGCGACGTCATCGTCGTTCCGGCGACTTCGACCGCCAAGGAGATTCTCTCCTGGCACCCACACGGCGTGATGTTGAGTAACGGACCCGGCAACCCGGAGGACGTCCCGTTCGCGGTTGAGGCACTGAAAGAGCTGCTCGGAAAAGTGCCTATCTTCGGCATTTGCTTAGGTCACCAACTACTCGCGCTCGCTTGTGGCGCGCGGACGAAGAAGATGAAGTTTGGCCACCGTGGATCGAATCAACCGGTTAAAAACCTCCGTACCGGCCGCGTCGATATCACCGCGCAGAATCACGGTTACATGGTCGATGCCGACTCCCTTGCCGCCACCGACTTGTTACTGACACACGTAAACCTCAACGATGGCACCGTCGAAGGCCTGGCGCACAAGGCACTGCCGGCGTTTTCTGTCCAGTACCACCCCGAGGCTCGACCAGGTCCGACAGATGCCAACGGGCTGTTTGATGAGTTTGTCGAGATGATGAAATCCGTCCAAGAGGGGAGTTTTGTACCGTGCCAAAGCGTGCAGATTTGA